A stretch of the Ictidomys tridecemlineatus isolate mIctTri1 chromosome 5, mIctTri1.hap1, whole genome shotgun sequence genome encodes the following:
- the Tmem30b gene encoding cell cycle control protein 50B, protein MTWSATARGAHQPDNTAFTQQRLPAWQPLLSASITLPLFFCAGLAFIGLGLGLYYSSNGIKELEYDYTGDPGTGNCSVCAAEGQGRAPPPNCSCAWYFSLPELFPGPVYLYYELTNFYQNNRRYGVSRDDAQLSGLPSALHNPVNECAPYQFSATGLPIAPCGAIANSLFNDSFSLWHQRRPGGPYVEVPLDRAAIAWWTDYHVKFHNPPLVNGSLALAFRGTAPPPNWHRPVYELSPDPNNTGFINQDFVVWMRTAALPTFRKLFARIRQGNYTAGLPRGAYRVNITYNYPVRVFGGHKLIIFSNISWMGGKNPFLGIAYLVVGSLCILMGFVMLVVYIRYQDQNEEEDDDE, encoded by the coding sequence ATGACCTGGAGCGCCACGGCCCGGGGCGCCCACCAGCCGGACAACACAGCGTTCACGCAGCAGCGCCTCCCCGCCTGGCAGCCGCTGCTGTCCGCCAGCATCACGCTACCGCTCTTCTTTTGCGCGGGCCTGGCCTTCAtcggcctgggcctgggcctctaCTACTCTTCCAACGGCATCAAGGAGCTCGAGTACGACTACACTGGCGACCCAGGCACCGGCAACTGCTCTGTGTGCGCAGCCGAAGGCCAGGGCCGCGCGCCGCCGCCTAATTGCTCGTGCGCCTGGTACTTCTCGCTGCCCGAGCTCTTCCCGGGCCCCGTCTACCTCTACTACGAGCTGACCAACTTCTACCAGAACAACCGCCGCTATGGCGTGTCCCGCGACGACGCGCAGCTGAGCGGGCTGCCGAGCGCGTTGCACAACCCGGTCAACGAGTGCGCCCCCTACCAGTTCAGCGCGACCGGCCTGCCCATCGCGCCCTGCGGCGCCATCGCCAACAGCCTCTTCAATGACTCCTTCTCGCTGTGGCACCAGCGCCGGCCAGGCGGGCCCTACGTCGAGGTGCCACTCGATCGCGCCGCCATCGCCTGGTGGACCGACTACCACGTCAAGTTCCACAACCCGCCGCTGGTGAATGGCAGCCTGGCGCTGGCCTTTCGCGGCACGGCGCCCCCGCCCAACTGGCACCGGCCGGTGTACGAGCTCAGCCCCGACCCCAACAACACCGGCTTCATCAACCAGGACTTCGTGGTGTGGATGCGCACCGCGGCGCTGCCCACGTTCCGCAAGCTGTTCGCGCGCATCCGCCAGGGCAACTACACCGCAGGGCTGCCCCGGGGCGCCTACCGCGTCAACATCACTTACAACTACCCGGTGCGCGTCTTCGGTGGCCACAAGCTCATCATCTTCAGCAATATCTCGTGGATGGGTGGCAAGAATCCTTTCCTGGGTATCGCCTATCTGGTGGTCGGCTCCCTCTGCATCCTCATGGGTTTTGTCATGCTGGTGGTCTACATTCGCTATCAGGACCAGAATGAGGAGGAGGACGACGACGAGTGA